One segment of Engraulis encrasicolus isolate BLACKSEA-1 chromosome 7, IST_EnEncr_1.0, whole genome shotgun sequence DNA contains the following:
- the fdx1b gene encoding ferredoxin 1b: protein MLKRVCVQSCLSVRKAYLLSGYRFQPVRLQQALGHVLHRQISRSSQLFVGSQNNSSASKVLVHFVNQDGVRNSVTVSEGETLLDVVINKNLDISGFGACEGTLACSTCHLVFEDHVFDRLEPMVDEEVDMLDLAYGVAKTSRLGCQVTVEGWMDGMTVYVPQDTKDLRESAKGSK, encoded by the exons ATgttgaaaagagtgtgtgtgcagtcatgtcTTTCTGTGAGGAAAGCGTATCTATTGTCTGGTTATCGATTTCAACCTGTGAGACTTCAGCAAGCGTTGGGACACGTGCTGCACAGGCAAATCAGCAGATCCTCACAGCTCTTCGTGGGATCTCAAAACAACAG CTCTGCCTCCAAGGTATTGGTGCACTTTGTCAATCAGGACGGTGTGAGGAACAGCGTGACCGTGTCTGAGGGCGAGACCCTGCTGGACGTGGTCATTAACAAGAACTTGGACATCAGTGGCTTTG GGGCATGCGAGGGCACCCTGGCCTGCTCCACGTGCCATCTGGTGTTCGAGGACCACGTGTTCGATCGCCTGGAGCCCATGGTGGACGAGGAGGTGGACATGCTAGACCTCGCCTATGGAGTCGCCAAAAC ATCTCGGCTGGGTTGCCAGGTGACGGTTGAAGGCTGGATGGATGGAATGACAGTTTATGTGCCGCAAGATACCAAAGACCTACGCGAGTCAGCTAAGGGGAGCAAATAA